The following are encoded in a window of Sebastes umbrosus isolate fSebUmb1 chromosome 7, fSebUmb1.pri, whole genome shotgun sequence genomic DNA:
- the pak4 gene encoding serine/threonine-protein kinase PAK 4: MFTKKKKSRIQISNPSNFEHRVHTDFDEQEQKFVGLPRQWQSLIEDTAKRPKPFIDVTVITTVEPRKTIVRGSKLGVDGSLTWLLDEFDTMSVTRSNSLRRGSPPIQPRKDSSSSVVGGQENGDPHHRHYSHQDRDRPRPDRQQSGADPRQGQRALRPQWDEAVQGRPQQQPRGQEPSRAHRDRPGSGPPPPPHRDREPRDRDQEQAAHRDQPSDQRPKSSYMVRDGSPQSPRDKRPLSGPNIRTPNLPVTEGVMKTAQQTTRPFNTYPRADSEGGRSPTGQPGRHHESSPQNGPSSGSSRGSSGSKPPVSHPHPHHTSHPSLTPEATQHPHTPHPSVPAPRPPISSGPPAPGAPPQGRSPQREPQRVSHEQFRAALQMVVDPGDPRTYLDHYIKIGEGSTGIVCIATVKTTGKLVAVKKMDLRKQQRRELLFNEVVIMRDYHHENVVEMYNSYLVGDELWVVMEFLEGGALTDIVTHTRMNEEQIATVCLSVLKGLAVLHTQGVIHRDIKSDSILLTHDGRVKLSDFGFCAQVSKEVQRRKSLVGTPYWMAPELISRLPYGPEVDIWSLGIMVIEMVDGEPPYFNEPPLKAMKMIRDNLPPKLKNLHKVSPLLKGFLDRMLVRDPAQRASASEILKHPFLTKAGPPSCIVPLMRQNRMR; encoded by the exons ATGTTCACCAAAAAGAAGAAGTCTCGTATCCAGATCTCCAATCCATCCAACTTTGAGCATCGCGTACACACGGACTTTGACGAGCAGGAGCAGAAGTTTGTCGGGTTGCCGCGGCAATGGCAGTCACTCATCGAAGACACGGCCAAAAGGCCCAAACCCTTCATCGACGTGACTGTCATCACTACTGTAGAGCCGCGCAAG ACAATTGTACGTGGCAGCAAGCTTGGAGTGGACGGCTCTCTGACCTGGCTGTTGGATGAGTTTGACACCATGTCTGTCACTCGTTCCAACTCCCTGCGACGAGGAAGCCCTCCAATCCAGCCTCGCAAGGACTCCAGCTCTTCAGTAGTAGGAGGGCAGGAGAACGGAGACCCTCACCACAGACACTACTCACACCAAGACAG AGACCGACCCAGACCGGACCGCCAGCAGAGCGGAGCTGACCCCCGCCAGGGTCAGCGTGCGCTCCGTCCTCAGTGGGACGAGGCAGTCCAGGGTCGGCCCCAGCAGCAGCCCCGGGGCCAAGAGCCCAGCCGGGCCCACAGAGACAGACCAGGCTctggccctcctcctcctcctcacagagacagagagcctCGGGACCGGGACCAG GAGCAGGCGGCTCACAGGGATCAACCCAGTGACCAAAGGCCAAAGTCCAGCTACATGGTGCGGGATGGCAGCCCTCAGTCTCCCAGGGACAAGAGGCCTCTCTCTGGCCCCAACATCCGCACCCCAAACCTGCCAGTAACAGAGGGAGTCATGAAGACCGCCCAACAGACCACACGGCCGTTTAACACCTACCCGAGGGCGGACAGCGAGGGCGGACGCAGCCCCACAGGACAG CCGGGCCGACACCATGAATCTTCCCCTCAAAACGGCCCCTCTAGCGGCTCCAGCCGAGGTTCCTCCGGCTCCAAGCCCCCTGTAAGCCACCCGCACCCTCATCACACCTCCCACCCCAGCCTGACCCCTGAGGCCACCCAGCACCCACACACCCCTCACCCCAGCGTTCCAGCCCCGCGGCCCCCCATATCCTCTGGGCCCCCGGCACCAGGTGCTCCGCCCCAGGGCCGCTCGCCGCAGAGGGAGCCCCAGAGGGTTTCCCATGAGCAGTTCAGAGCGGCGCTACAGATGGTGGTGGATCCTGGCGATCCGCGGACCTACCTGGACCACTACATTAAGATAGGAGAGGGGTCCACGGGGATCGTGTGTATCGCCACGGTGAAGACCACCGGGAAACTGGTTGCTGTGAAGAAAATGGATCTGAGGAAACAACAACGCAGAGAACTCCTCTTCAACGAG GTGGTGATCATGCGGGACTATCACCATGAGAACGTGGTGGAGATGTACAACAGCTACCTGGTGGGAGACGAGCTCTGGGTCGTCATGGAGTTCCTGGAGGGAGGAGCTCTCACCGACATTGTGACCCACACCAG GATGAACGAGGAGCAGATCGCCACGGTGTGTCTGTCGGTCCTGAAGGGGTTGGCGGTCCTCCACACACAGGGAGTGATCCACAGAGACATCAAGAGTGACTCCATCCTCCTCACTCATGATGGCCGC GTGAAGCTGTCAGACTTTGGTTTCTGTGCCCAGGTGTCGAAGGAAGTGCAAAGAAGGAAGTCTCTGGTGGGAACGCCGTACTGGATGGCACCAGAGCTCATATCCAGACTGCCTTATGGACCAGAG gTGGATATCTGGTCTCTGGGTATCATGGTCATAGAGATGGTGGACGGGGAGCCGCCATACTTCAACGAGCCGCCGCTCAAAGCCATGAAAATGATCCGAGACAACCTGCCTCCCAAACTGAAGAACCTGCACAAG GTCTCCCCTCTGCTCAAGGGCTTCCTGGACAGGATGTTGGTGCGAGACCCGGCTCAGAGGGCGTCGGCCAGCGAGATCCTCAAACACCCCTTCCTGACGAAGGCGGGTCCGCCGTCCTGCATCGTCCCCCTGATGAGGCAGAACAGGATGAGATGA